The Primulina tabacum isolate GXHZ01 chromosome 16, ASM2559414v2, whole genome shotgun sequence genome window below encodes:
- the LOC142529631 gene encoding uncharacterized protein LOC142529631 isoform X1, whose amino-acid sequence MRSVLPAATEAVGGYHLSSLASSVTASTTVDSFCKDNRRISVGDCALFKPSQDSPPFIGLIRCLTLSEENNLHLGVNWLYRPAELKLGKGSLLDAAPNEIFYSFHKDEIPAASLLHPCKVAFLPRGIELPTGTSSFVCRRVYDIANKCLWWLTDQDYINERQEEIDQLLYKTRTEMHGTLQPGDRSPKQINSPSSTAQIKPGCDSGQNSGASIPSQVKGKKRERGDHLTDPVKRERSLRLDDSESVQCKYGTNLKSEIARITEKGGVTNLDGVEKLIQLMQSSRTDRNKDLLGRSMLAGVVAATDKADCLDGFVQLRGLPVLDEWLQDIHKGKIGDGYNLKDGDKFVEEFLLVLLRALDKLPVNLHALQMCNIGKSVNHLRSHKNLEIQRKARSLVDTWKKRVEAEMNSIDTKSGSAQTISVWPSKSRLPEASQSESRTPSGSDVAMKSSVTQSSISKTTSARSSHGESNVKSATSSPEPLKSSSSPASGKESQPRVSVGGTPDVPVIREDRSSSSNQSNNCSQSFSGKEDGKSSSAGLTTVSKISGGTARNRKISGFSVASVSGSQKEISFSRVSSAHKSLVSEKSQSASTCERVLESPVAEGSIHKLIVKIPNRVRSPPHGVNGESLEDPTFLGSRASSTVLLDKHEQFDRTSKDKNDAYRSNVASDMNQESWQHSEFKSLVTGSGEVAGSPSALPDEEQSMSTKDSATNHLKSSKLHESSFSPMNALIESCVKYSAGNSSLSHEDEVGMNLLASVATREMSISDLVSPTDSTEMSTPAVEENGVVDEAKSKSSLEKHGSAIQSEFCTDAECDDKNQAALDSNSLSHDSLHLLKILSIKFPGDIQCPSSRSSEDILAGEGNNHLDSSRTDFRKSADTEWETCDNSNEKTAATSLTPPLSIDKFRDDQCNGEIHEEKVNFSNAGTNSILNCKSEENIAMETGEKAGIGVEEGKLTLDITEFKRLCEGKGKKDLNDGLNALTNAQQKVSTHIKHEFSERDDDSKLTQSANGQNLVLEGGDEVKSGKPDRDDAKSCTNELKTPNFDAEVSKNADIENHSISGFCSTSNDIKSDKDVNVDKSKITEHMSLSENGCSSSANYEAQQKAELKGSKSSSMQLDAAEKCTSNAVEASTSAVREADPNVKVKFDLNEGFSSDDGKYGESVNFVSSVSAAVQTMKSIPFSASFVPSGHPASITVAAAAKGPFVHPEDLMKIKGELGWKGSAATSAFRPAEPRKSFETQVGSTNGPYTDISTNKHGRILLDFDLNVPDERVLEELAFRDCALAVNLTTNLTSKHGTLLNEGPGSLLLRGSGGLDLDLNRADEANDNAHCSISSYHRGENSIPHIKPFVILPTGDIQRDFDLNDGPVVDNTSADQFSSSKKVKGGLPSQLPSAGLRINSPGLGSFSSWFPPGNTYSTVAIPSALPDRVDQPFPVFPPGASQRTFGPIGLAPFTPELYRGSVLSSSPAVPFSSSHFQFPVFPFGTTFPLPSANFSVGANSSADSSSGARLFAPPVNPQFLGPVGSMTSQFQRPYLVNLPDNGSNGVLENDRKWGRPGLDLNAGPGIVESEVREESSAQHSVAISQAVADEQARMLSVSSGILKRKDPEGGWDNESVRYKQFSWQ is encoded by the exons ATGCGGTCGGTCCTGCCCGCGGCGACTGAAGCTGTTGGGGGTTATCATCTTTCGTCTCTTGCTTCTTCTGTCACTGCCAGCACAACTGTTGATTCTTTCTGCAAG GACAATCGCAGAATAAGCGTTGGCGATTGTGCTCTTTTCAAACCTTCTCAGGATTCTCCTCCTTTCATTGGTTTAATCCGTTGCTTGACATTGAGCGAAGAGAATAATTTGCATCTAGGAGTGAATTGGCTTTATCGACCAGCGGAATTAAAGCTTGGAAAGGGCTCACTTTTGGACGCTGCTCCTAATGAGATTTTCTATTCCTTTCACAAAGACGAAATTCCAGCTGCTTCACTTCTCCATCCTTGTAAAGTTGCATTTCTACCTAGAGGCATAGAACTGCCCACAGGGACTTCATCTTTTGTTTGTCGACGTGTCTATGACATTGCAAACAAGTGTTTATGGTGGCTAACGGATCAAGATTACATTAAT GAGCGACAGGAAGAAATAGACCAGCTTTTATACAAAACAAGGACAGAAATGCATGGTACATTGCAGCCTGGTGATCGTTCTCCAAAGCAAATTAATAGTCCATCTTCAACTGCACAAATAAAACCTGGTTGTGATAGTGGTCAAAATAGTGGGGCATCCATTCCTTCTCAAGTCAAGGGAAAGAAGAGGGAAAGAGGAGATCATCTTACTGATCCTGTTAAAAGAGAACGTTCATTAAGACTTGATGATAGTGAATCTGTTCAATGCAAATATGGAACTAATTTGAAGTCTGAGATTGCACGAATAACTGAAAAAGGAGGAGTCACAAATTTGGATGGGGTTGAGAAACTTATTCAGCTAATGCAATCGAGCAGAACTGATAGAAACAAGGATTTGCTTGGCCGTTCCATGCTTGCAGGTGTGGTAGCTGCTACCGATAAGGCTGATTGCCTTGATGGGTTTGTTCAGCTGAGGGGTTTACCTGTTTTGGACGAATGGCTACAGGATATTCATAAAGGGAAGATTGGTGATGGTTATAATTTAAAGGATGGTGATAAATTTGTTGAGGAATTCCTTTTAGTTTTACTCCGTGCCCTTGATAAACTTCCAGTTAATCTCCATGCCCTTCAAATGTGCAACATTGGTAAATCTGTGAATCATTTACGATCGCATAAAAACTTAGAAATCCAGAGAAAAGCACGAAGTTTAGTTGACACATGGAAGAAACGCGTTGAAGCCGAAATGAACAGTATTGACACAAAATCTGGTTCAGCACAAACTATATCTGTGTGGCCTTCCAAATCACGCCTTCCAGAAGCGTCACAAAGTGAGAGTAGAACCCCAAGTGGGTCTGATGTTGCCATGAAAAGCTCAGTTACTCAGAGTTCTATATCAAAAACTACTTCAGCAAGGTCTTCACATGGGGAGAGTAATGTAAAGTCTGCAACCTCTTCACCGGAGCCACTAAAATCATCTTCATCGCCTGCATCTGGCAAGGAGAGCCAGCCCAGAGTTTCAGTTGGAGGCACTCCTGATGTCCCTGTAATTAGGGAGGACAGGAGCAGTAGTTCAAATCAGTCTAATAATTGCAGTCAGTCTTTCTCAGGGAAGGAGGATGGAAAGAGTTCCTCCGCAGGTTTAACAACTGTTAGTAAGATATCAGGTGGCACTGCTCGCAACCGAAAAATCAGTGGTTTTTCTGTGGCCTCGGTGTCTGGAAGCCAGAAAGAAATTAGCTTCAGCAGAGTTTCTTCTGCACACAAAAGTCTGGTTTCAGAGAAGTCTCAGTCTGCTTCAACATGTGAAAGGGTTCTTGAGAGTCCCGTTGCTGAGGGGAGCATTCATAAGCTAATTGTTAAGATACCAAACCGGGTACGAAGTCCCCCACATGGTGTCAATGGAGAATCTCTAGAAGATCCTACCTTTTTGGGCAGTCGAGCTTCTTCCACAGTGCTTTTGGACAAACATGAGCAGTTTGACCGAACTTCAAAGGACAAGAATGATGCATATAGATCTAATGTTGCTTCAGATATGAATCAGGAGTCGTGGCAGCATAGCGAATTTAAAAGTTTAGTAACTGGGTCAGGAGAAGTTGCCGGCTCACCTTCTGCTCTTCCTGATGAAGAGCAAAGTATGTCAACTAAGGACTCCGCGACAAATCATTTGAAGTCTTCAAAGTTACATGAATCTTCTTTCAGCCCCATGAATGCTTTAATTGAGAGTTGTGTTAAATATTCTGCAGGAAATTCATCCTTATCACATGAGGATGAGGTTGggatgaacttacttgctagcgtTGCTACCAGGGAAATGTCCATATCTGATTTGGTTTCTCCGACTGATTCTACAGAAATGAGTACCCCGGCTGTCGAGGAAAATGGTGTTGTGGATGAAGCAAAGTCTAAGTCTTCCCTTGAAAAGCACGGGTCAGCAATTCAAAGTGAGTTCTGCACTGATGCTGAGTGTGATGATAAGAATCAGGCTGCTTTAGACAGTAATTCATTGTCTCACGACAGTTTGCATCTGCTTAAAATATTATCCATCAAGTTCCCTGGTGACATACAATGTCCTTCATCCCGGTCTTCTGAAGATATACTAGCTGGAGAAGGCAATAACCACTTGGACTCTTCTCGGACGGATTTCAGAAAAAGTGCAGACACAGAGTGGGAGACGTGTGATAATTCTAATGAAAAGACTGCTGCTACTTCTTTGACACCACCACTCTCTATAGACAAGTTCAGAGATGATCAATGTAATGGAGAAATTCATGAGGAGAAGGTCAATTTTAGCAATGCTGGAACTAATAGTATTTTGAACTGTAAAAGTGAGGAAAATATTGCCATGGAGACTGGGGAAAAGGCTGGTATTGGTGTCGAAGAGGGCAAACTAACACTTGATATTACTGAGTTCAAGCGGTTGTGTGAAGGTAAAGGTAAAAAGGATTTAAATGATGGATTGAATGCATTAACTAATGCACAGCAGAAAGTGAGTACACATATTAAGCATGAATTTTCAGAAAGAGATGATGATTCCAAGTTAACCCAAAGTGCAAATGGACAGAACTTGGTGTTAGAAGGTGGCGATGAAGTCAAATCAGGTAAACCTGATAGAGATGATGCTAAGAGTTGCACGAATGAGCTTAAAACACCAAACTTTGATGCGGAAGTCAGCAAGAATGCTGATATAGAAAATCATAGCATCTCTGGGTTTTGTTCCACATCAAACGATATAAAGAGTGACAAAGATGTCAATGTGGACAAGTCAAAGATCACCGAGCATATGTCACTTTCTGAAAATGGATGTAGTAGTTCTGCGAACTATGAAGCACAACAAAAGGCCGAGTTAAAGGGATCTAAGTCTTCCAGCATGCAGTTAGATGCAGCAGAGAAGTGTACTTCCAATGCTGTTGAGGCTTCCACTTCTGCTGTAAGAGAAGCAGATCCTAATGTCAAAGTAAAGTTCGACTTAAATGAAGGTTTTAGTTCCGATGATGGGAAATACGGGGAGTCTGTTAATTTTGTATCCTCGGTTTCAGCAGCTGTTCAGACGATGAAATCAATACCATTTTCTGCAAGTTTTGTTCCAAGTGGCCATCCTGCTTCCATCACTGTGGCCGCGGCCGCTAAGGGTCCCTTTGTTCATCCGGAGGACTTAATGAAGATCAAGGGAGAACTTGGATGGAAGGGATCTGCTGCAACTAGTGCATTTCGGCCTGCTGAACccagaaaatcttttgagacgCAAGTTGGTTCGACAAATGGACCTTACACTGATATTTCTACCAATAAACATGGTCGAATTCTCTTGGATTTTGATCTGAATGTGCCTGATGAGAGGGTTCTTGAGGAACTGGCTTTTCGAGATTGTGCTTTGGCTGTTAATTTAACAACCAATCTTACAAGCAAGCATGGTACCTTGCTGAATGAAGGCCCAGGTTCTTTGCTTTTACGTGGTTCTGGAGGTTTAGATCTTGACTTGAATAGGGCTGATGAGGCTAATGATAATGCGCACTGCTCTATCAGCAGCTATCATAGAGGGGAGAATTCCATTCCTCATATTAAACCATTTGTTATTTTACCTACAGGTGATATTCAGAGAGATTTTGATCTCAACGATGGGCCTGTGGTTGATAATACTAGCGCCGATCAGTTTTCAAGCAGTAAGAAAGTCAAGGGTGGCTTACCATCTCAGTTGCCTTCTGCAGGACTTAGAATAAACAGTCCCGGGCTGGGGAGTTTCTCTTCTTGGTTCCCTCCTGGGAATACATACTCAACAGTAGCCATACCATCAGCATTACCCGATCGAGTTGACCAGCCTTTTCCAGTTTTTCCACCTGGTGCATCCCAAAGAACTTTTGGCCCTATTGGTCTTGCCCCTTTTACTCCTGAGCTCTACCGAGGATCAGTATTATCATCATCTCCTGCAGTGCCTTTCTCATCTAGCCATTTCCAATTTCCAGTCTTTCCTTTTGGGACTACCTTTCCGCTTCCATCAGCCAATTTTTCTGTTGGTGCAAACTCTTCTGCAGATTCCTCATCTGGTGCAAGGTTGTTTGCACCTCCTGTAAACCCGCAGTTTCTGGGACCAGTTGGTTCAATGACATCGCAATTTCAGAGACCATATTTGGTCAACCTTCCAGATAATGGAAGTAACGGTGTGTTGGAGAATGACAGAAAGTGGGGCAGACCAGGTTTGGATCTCAATGCCGGCCCAGGAATCGTGGAAAGTGAAGTTAGGGAGGAGTCATCAGCACAACATTCTGTTGCCATTTCACAAGCTGTGGCAGACGAGCAAGCCCGGATGCTTTCAGTGTCAAGTGGAATTTTGAAAAGGAAGGATCCCGAGGGAGGTTGGGACAATGAGAGTGTCAGATACAAGCAATTTTCATGGCAGTAG
- the LOC142529631 gene encoding uncharacterized protein LOC142529631 isoform X2: MVEDNRRISVGDCALFKPSQDSPPFIGLIRCLTLSEENNLHLGVNWLYRPAELKLGKGSLLDAAPNEIFYSFHKDEIPAASLLHPCKVAFLPRGIELPTGTSSFVCRRVYDIANKCLWWLTDQDYINERQEEIDQLLYKTRTEMHGTLQPGDRSPKQINSPSSTAQIKPGCDSGQNSGASIPSQVKGKKRERGDHLTDPVKRERSLRLDDSESVQCKYGTNLKSEIARITEKGGVTNLDGVEKLIQLMQSSRTDRNKDLLGRSMLAGVVAATDKADCLDGFVQLRGLPVLDEWLQDIHKGKIGDGYNLKDGDKFVEEFLLVLLRALDKLPVNLHALQMCNIGKSVNHLRSHKNLEIQRKARSLVDTWKKRVEAEMNSIDTKSGSAQTISVWPSKSRLPEASQSESRTPSGSDVAMKSSVTQSSISKTTSARSSHGESNVKSATSSPEPLKSSSSPASGKESQPRVSVGGTPDVPVIREDRSSSSNQSNNCSQSFSGKEDGKSSSAGLTTVSKISGGTARNRKISGFSVASVSGSQKEISFSRVSSAHKSLVSEKSQSASTCERVLESPVAEGSIHKLIVKIPNRVRSPPHGVNGESLEDPTFLGSRASSTVLLDKHEQFDRTSKDKNDAYRSNVASDMNQESWQHSEFKSLVTGSGEVAGSPSALPDEEQSMSTKDSATNHLKSSKLHESSFSPMNALIESCVKYSAGNSSLSHEDEVGMNLLASVATREMSISDLVSPTDSTEMSTPAVEENGVVDEAKSKSSLEKHGSAIQSEFCTDAECDDKNQAALDSNSLSHDSLHLLKILSIKFPGDIQCPSSRSSEDILAGEGNNHLDSSRTDFRKSADTEWETCDNSNEKTAATSLTPPLSIDKFRDDQCNGEIHEEKVNFSNAGTNSILNCKSEENIAMETGEKAGIGVEEGKLTLDITEFKRLCEGKGKKDLNDGLNALTNAQQKVSTHIKHEFSERDDDSKLTQSANGQNLVLEGGDEVKSGKPDRDDAKSCTNELKTPNFDAEVSKNADIENHSISGFCSTSNDIKSDKDVNVDKSKITEHMSLSENGCSSSANYEAQQKAELKGSKSSSMQLDAAEKCTSNAVEASTSAVREADPNVKVKFDLNEGFSSDDGKYGESVNFVSSVSAAVQTMKSIPFSASFVPSGHPASITVAAAAKGPFVHPEDLMKIKGELGWKGSAATSAFRPAEPRKSFETQVGSTNGPYTDISTNKHGRILLDFDLNVPDERVLEELAFRDCALAVNLTTNLTSKHGTLLNEGPGSLLLRGSGGLDLDLNRADEANDNAHCSISSYHRGENSIPHIKPFVILPTGDIQRDFDLNDGPVVDNTSADQFSSSKKVKGGLPSQLPSAGLRINSPGLGSFSSWFPPGNTYSTVAIPSALPDRVDQPFPVFPPGASQRTFGPIGLAPFTPELYRGSVLSSSPAVPFSSSHFQFPVFPFGTTFPLPSANFSVGANSSADSSSGARLFAPPVNPQFLGPVGSMTSQFQRPYLVNLPDNGSNGVLENDRKWGRPGLDLNAGPGIVESEVREESSAQHSVAISQAVADEQARMLSVSSGILKRKDPEGGWDNESVRYKQFSWQ; the protein is encoded by the exons ATGGTTGAG GACAATCGCAGAATAAGCGTTGGCGATTGTGCTCTTTTCAAACCTTCTCAGGATTCTCCTCCTTTCATTGGTTTAATCCGTTGCTTGACATTGAGCGAAGAGAATAATTTGCATCTAGGAGTGAATTGGCTTTATCGACCAGCGGAATTAAAGCTTGGAAAGGGCTCACTTTTGGACGCTGCTCCTAATGAGATTTTCTATTCCTTTCACAAAGACGAAATTCCAGCTGCTTCACTTCTCCATCCTTGTAAAGTTGCATTTCTACCTAGAGGCATAGAACTGCCCACAGGGACTTCATCTTTTGTTTGTCGACGTGTCTATGACATTGCAAACAAGTGTTTATGGTGGCTAACGGATCAAGATTACATTAAT GAGCGACAGGAAGAAATAGACCAGCTTTTATACAAAACAAGGACAGAAATGCATGGTACATTGCAGCCTGGTGATCGTTCTCCAAAGCAAATTAATAGTCCATCTTCAACTGCACAAATAAAACCTGGTTGTGATAGTGGTCAAAATAGTGGGGCATCCATTCCTTCTCAAGTCAAGGGAAAGAAGAGGGAAAGAGGAGATCATCTTACTGATCCTGTTAAAAGAGAACGTTCATTAAGACTTGATGATAGTGAATCTGTTCAATGCAAATATGGAACTAATTTGAAGTCTGAGATTGCACGAATAACTGAAAAAGGAGGAGTCACAAATTTGGATGGGGTTGAGAAACTTATTCAGCTAATGCAATCGAGCAGAACTGATAGAAACAAGGATTTGCTTGGCCGTTCCATGCTTGCAGGTGTGGTAGCTGCTACCGATAAGGCTGATTGCCTTGATGGGTTTGTTCAGCTGAGGGGTTTACCTGTTTTGGACGAATGGCTACAGGATATTCATAAAGGGAAGATTGGTGATGGTTATAATTTAAAGGATGGTGATAAATTTGTTGAGGAATTCCTTTTAGTTTTACTCCGTGCCCTTGATAAACTTCCAGTTAATCTCCATGCCCTTCAAATGTGCAACATTGGTAAATCTGTGAATCATTTACGATCGCATAAAAACTTAGAAATCCAGAGAAAAGCACGAAGTTTAGTTGACACATGGAAGAAACGCGTTGAAGCCGAAATGAACAGTATTGACACAAAATCTGGTTCAGCACAAACTATATCTGTGTGGCCTTCCAAATCACGCCTTCCAGAAGCGTCACAAAGTGAGAGTAGAACCCCAAGTGGGTCTGATGTTGCCATGAAAAGCTCAGTTACTCAGAGTTCTATATCAAAAACTACTTCAGCAAGGTCTTCACATGGGGAGAGTAATGTAAAGTCTGCAACCTCTTCACCGGAGCCACTAAAATCATCTTCATCGCCTGCATCTGGCAAGGAGAGCCAGCCCAGAGTTTCAGTTGGAGGCACTCCTGATGTCCCTGTAATTAGGGAGGACAGGAGCAGTAGTTCAAATCAGTCTAATAATTGCAGTCAGTCTTTCTCAGGGAAGGAGGATGGAAAGAGTTCCTCCGCAGGTTTAACAACTGTTAGTAAGATATCAGGTGGCACTGCTCGCAACCGAAAAATCAGTGGTTTTTCTGTGGCCTCGGTGTCTGGAAGCCAGAAAGAAATTAGCTTCAGCAGAGTTTCTTCTGCACACAAAAGTCTGGTTTCAGAGAAGTCTCAGTCTGCTTCAACATGTGAAAGGGTTCTTGAGAGTCCCGTTGCTGAGGGGAGCATTCATAAGCTAATTGTTAAGATACCAAACCGGGTACGAAGTCCCCCACATGGTGTCAATGGAGAATCTCTAGAAGATCCTACCTTTTTGGGCAGTCGAGCTTCTTCCACAGTGCTTTTGGACAAACATGAGCAGTTTGACCGAACTTCAAAGGACAAGAATGATGCATATAGATCTAATGTTGCTTCAGATATGAATCAGGAGTCGTGGCAGCATAGCGAATTTAAAAGTTTAGTAACTGGGTCAGGAGAAGTTGCCGGCTCACCTTCTGCTCTTCCTGATGAAGAGCAAAGTATGTCAACTAAGGACTCCGCGACAAATCATTTGAAGTCTTCAAAGTTACATGAATCTTCTTTCAGCCCCATGAATGCTTTAATTGAGAGTTGTGTTAAATATTCTGCAGGAAATTCATCCTTATCACATGAGGATGAGGTTGggatgaacttacttgctagcgtTGCTACCAGGGAAATGTCCATATCTGATTTGGTTTCTCCGACTGATTCTACAGAAATGAGTACCCCGGCTGTCGAGGAAAATGGTGTTGTGGATGAAGCAAAGTCTAAGTCTTCCCTTGAAAAGCACGGGTCAGCAATTCAAAGTGAGTTCTGCACTGATGCTGAGTGTGATGATAAGAATCAGGCTGCTTTAGACAGTAATTCATTGTCTCACGACAGTTTGCATCTGCTTAAAATATTATCCATCAAGTTCCCTGGTGACATACAATGTCCTTCATCCCGGTCTTCTGAAGATATACTAGCTGGAGAAGGCAATAACCACTTGGACTCTTCTCGGACGGATTTCAGAAAAAGTGCAGACACAGAGTGGGAGACGTGTGATAATTCTAATGAAAAGACTGCTGCTACTTCTTTGACACCACCACTCTCTATAGACAAGTTCAGAGATGATCAATGTAATGGAGAAATTCATGAGGAGAAGGTCAATTTTAGCAATGCTGGAACTAATAGTATTTTGAACTGTAAAAGTGAGGAAAATATTGCCATGGAGACTGGGGAAAAGGCTGGTATTGGTGTCGAAGAGGGCAAACTAACACTTGATATTACTGAGTTCAAGCGGTTGTGTGAAGGTAAAGGTAAAAAGGATTTAAATGATGGATTGAATGCATTAACTAATGCACAGCAGAAAGTGAGTACACATATTAAGCATGAATTTTCAGAAAGAGATGATGATTCCAAGTTAACCCAAAGTGCAAATGGACAGAACTTGGTGTTAGAAGGTGGCGATGAAGTCAAATCAGGTAAACCTGATAGAGATGATGCTAAGAGTTGCACGAATGAGCTTAAAACACCAAACTTTGATGCGGAAGTCAGCAAGAATGCTGATATAGAAAATCATAGCATCTCTGGGTTTTGTTCCACATCAAACGATATAAAGAGTGACAAAGATGTCAATGTGGACAAGTCAAAGATCACCGAGCATATGTCACTTTCTGAAAATGGATGTAGTAGTTCTGCGAACTATGAAGCACAACAAAAGGCCGAGTTAAAGGGATCTAAGTCTTCCAGCATGCAGTTAGATGCAGCAGAGAAGTGTACTTCCAATGCTGTTGAGGCTTCCACTTCTGCTGTAAGAGAAGCAGATCCTAATGTCAAAGTAAAGTTCGACTTAAATGAAGGTTTTAGTTCCGATGATGGGAAATACGGGGAGTCTGTTAATTTTGTATCCTCGGTTTCAGCAGCTGTTCAGACGATGAAATCAATACCATTTTCTGCAAGTTTTGTTCCAAGTGGCCATCCTGCTTCCATCACTGTGGCCGCGGCCGCTAAGGGTCCCTTTGTTCATCCGGAGGACTTAATGAAGATCAAGGGAGAACTTGGATGGAAGGGATCTGCTGCAACTAGTGCATTTCGGCCTGCTGAACccagaaaatcttttgagacgCAAGTTGGTTCGACAAATGGACCTTACACTGATATTTCTACCAATAAACATGGTCGAATTCTCTTGGATTTTGATCTGAATGTGCCTGATGAGAGGGTTCTTGAGGAACTGGCTTTTCGAGATTGTGCTTTGGCTGTTAATTTAACAACCAATCTTACAAGCAAGCATGGTACCTTGCTGAATGAAGGCCCAGGTTCTTTGCTTTTACGTGGTTCTGGAGGTTTAGATCTTGACTTGAATAGGGCTGATGAGGCTAATGATAATGCGCACTGCTCTATCAGCAGCTATCATAGAGGGGAGAATTCCATTCCTCATATTAAACCATTTGTTATTTTACCTACAGGTGATATTCAGAGAGATTTTGATCTCAACGATGGGCCTGTGGTTGATAATACTAGCGCCGATCAGTTTTCAAGCAGTAAGAAAGTCAAGGGTGGCTTACCATCTCAGTTGCCTTCTGCAGGACTTAGAATAAACAGTCCCGGGCTGGGGAGTTTCTCTTCTTGGTTCCCTCCTGGGAATACATACTCAACAGTAGCCATACCATCAGCATTACCCGATCGAGTTGACCAGCCTTTTCCAGTTTTTCCACCTGGTGCATCCCAAAGAACTTTTGGCCCTATTGGTCTTGCCCCTTTTACTCCTGAGCTCTACCGAGGATCAGTATTATCATCATCTCCTGCAGTGCCTTTCTCATCTAGCCATTTCCAATTTCCAGTCTTTCCTTTTGGGACTACCTTTCCGCTTCCATCAGCCAATTTTTCTGTTGGTGCAAACTCTTCTGCAGATTCCTCATCTGGTGCAAGGTTGTTTGCACCTCCTGTAAACCCGCAGTTTCTGGGACCAGTTGGTTCAATGACATCGCAATTTCAGAGACCATATTTGGTCAACCTTCCAGATAATGGAAGTAACGGTGTGTTGGAGAATGACAGAAAGTGGGGCAGACCAGGTTTGGATCTCAATGCCGGCCCAGGAATCGTGGAAAGTGAAGTTAGGGAGGAGTCATCAGCACAACATTCTGTTGCCATTTCACAAGCTGTGGCAGACGAGCAAGCCCGGATGCTTTCAGTGTCAAGTGGAATTTTGAAAAGGAAGGATCCCGAGGGAGGTTGGGACAATGAGAGTGTCAGATACAAGCAATTTTCATGGCAGTAG